A single genomic interval of Armigeres subalbatus isolate Guangzhou_Male chromosome 1, GZ_Asu_2, whole genome shotgun sequence harbors:
- the LOC134213551 gene encoding uncharacterized protein LOC134213551, whose translation MFHQFDTSSKSWISRHPPTVIDPEANLGQLILTVLDRNPEKTLQIDADTGREMTAAQMRLRAIRVAQNLTALGFRKGDMAAVVCSNSENLAPLVLGLWMVGIPFISLPVGFNGDDLGHLMGLVQPKLVFCDDAVHKMTLEGIGKGLKMKPVVFAVESEMESIRKVDELLEVTGKEEEFVPQHHGDMRDLIGIILCTSGTTGRPKGVAVSQAHIAVVLGRPVKQNDSDLVFNFSPLYWGTGLFALLNSISTGTTRIVTRNSFSEEGFYDVLSKFRPTLFFTPPSHAILLLEHPRVKEADFSCLKSWSLSGSIASPQLRKRIEEKLSNGTTVNSYASSEIGLIAMDAIRKKEGSVGLLMPHLNAKVVDENGKAVGPREQGELLLKTSIPFMGYYNDEEANRELMTEDGWIRTGDIGYLDEEAFVYLIDRKKDVIKYRGYQMSPIDLEAIVEKIEGVQQVCVVGVPEMDGTSDLATAVIVRRNGSTLTEEEVVKQVEEQVSDHKRLRGGVFFWEELPLSSTGKVLRRDVKQLLIEASLL comes from the exons ATGTTCCACCAGTTCGACACTAGCTCCAAATCATGGATTTCGCGTCATCCACCTACGGTTATTGATCCGGAAGCTAACCTGGGCCAACTGATACTAACCGTGCTTGATCGCAACCCGGAGAAGACGCTTCAAATCGATGCCGATACAGGCCGGGAGATGACGGCCGCGCAGATGCGCCTCCGAGCGATACGCGTGGCGCAGAACTTAACGGCGCTTGGATTTCGCAAGGGGGACATGGCGGCGGTTGTCTGTTCAAACAGTGAAAATCTTGCGCCGCTGGTGCTCGGTCTGTGGATGGTGGGCATTCCGTTCATAAGCCTTCCGGTGGGGTTCAACGGAGACGATTTGGGCCATTTGATGGGGCTGGTTCAACCGAAACTCGTATTCTGTGACGACGCCGTGCATAAGATGACACTGGAAGGCATTGGCAAAGGACTAAAGATGAAGCCTGTGGTGTTCGCCGTGGAGAGCGAGATGGAGAGTATAAGGAAGGTGGATGAACTGTTGGAGGTAACTGGGAAGGAGGAGGAGTTTGT GCCGCAACACCACGGGGACATGCGCGATTTGATCGGCATAATTTTGTGCACGTCTGGAACAACTGGCCGACCGAAGGGTGTTGCTGTATCACAGGCTCATATCGCTGTCGTGTTGGGGCGGCCGGTGAAGCAAAACGATTCTGATCTGGTGTTCAACTTTAGTCCACTGTATTGGGGAACGGGACTGTTTGCGCTGTTGAACTCGATTTCCACCGGAACGACCCGAATTGTGACGAGGAATTCTTTCAGCGAAGAAGGCTTCTACGATGTTTTGAGCAAGTTTCGACCAACACTCTTTTTCACGCCACCGTCTCACGCTATTCTGCTGCTGGAGCATCCGCGAGTGAAGGAAGCTGATTTCAGCTGTTTGAAGAGCTGGAGTTTGAGCGGAAGCATTGCTTCACCGCAGTTGAGAAAACGTATCGAGGAGAAACTCAGCAATGGAACAACCGTAAATAGTTACGCTTCGTCGGAAATTGGACTGATTGCGATGGATGCGATacggaagaaagaaggcagCGTTGGGCTGTTGATGCCACATTTGAATGCGAAGGTAGTCGATGAAAATGGAAAAGCGGTGGGTCCTAGAGAACAGGGGGAGCTGTTGTTGAAGACTTCGATTCCCTTCATGGGGTACTACAATGATGAGGAAGCCAATCGTGAGCTGATGACCGAAGATGGTTGGATTCGAACCGGCGATATTGGATATTTGGATGAAGAAGCATTCGTATATCTGATTGACAGGAAAAAGGATGTGATTAAGTATCGGGGCTATCAGATGTCACCGATCGATTTGGAGGCAATCGTAGAGAAGATTGAAGGCGTTCAGCAAGTCTGCGTGGTGGGCGTTCCGGAAATGGATGGAACATCGGATTTGGCTACGGCAGTGATTGTGAGACGGAACGGCAGCACTTTGACGGAGGAAGAGGTTGTTAAACAAGTAGAGGAGCAAGTGTCGGACCATAAACGGTTGCGTGGAGGAGTTTTCTTCTGGGAAGAATTGCCGTTGTCTTCAACGGGAAAAGTGCTCAGAAGAGATGTCAAGCAGCTGTTGATTGAGGCGAGTCTCTTATAA